In Cydia amplana chromosome 5, ilCydAmpl1.1, whole genome shotgun sequence, the genomic window TGCTTCAAGCAAGTGCAAGTTTGACCTGACACTTGCCTGACACTGATGTAACTTTTGGTCCAAGTTTCATATTGAAACTCATATTCTCCTGTTTGCCCTTCAAAATTTACAAGCAGTAAACGAATTTGACCAACCCTACGTAAGGTCCATCTATCTAAACTAACTTTGCACCAACTCTGCAATGACAATATGTGAAAGTGCCCATAACATTCATAGGAATTTGTTTAGGAATATAGTACTTAAATACTCTATCGGTTGCTAAATCAACTTAGCCGAACTCTAGAACCTGAAGtaaatcactacatattataaaacaaagtcgcttcccgctatctgtccctatgtatacttagatctttaaaactacgcacgggattttgatgcggtttttttaatagatagagtgattcaagaggaaggtttatgtataatttgttaacccgtgcgaagtcggggcgggtcgctagttattaataTGTGTAAGCAGTAGATGCTCACCTCCTGAAGACATCGAAGGCGTTCCTCGGCGGCGTGGGTATGTTGCACTTGGGCGTGGCGCTCTGCGTGGGCCAGAAACCCGTGGTGAGCACTCGCACCGACAGGTCCACGCCGTGCAGGTTCGtctgggcatagagaaaaaaatacatagagtgctcactccatacatcagttttagtaccaaaaagactattagcatcagcatcgagtagcggaactatcagtactgctacttgacaatagatgtcgccaccgaccggaaagtcttatgctgttgagataagactttccggtcggtgctacatctattgtcaagtagcagtactgatagttccgctactcgatgctagatgtagacactgaaattaatagtctgaactgatgtatggagtgagcactcttgtctttatttctctatggtctggGGGACACAAACTTACTAACTGGACACGGGAGCCCCTGTTCATTGGAGTTGAATGTCAATGTCATGTTTATGTTTTAGATTTACGACATTATCCTACTGAGTTGTGCCTAGGGTTGcaggatccgaaatgtatgaaattatccggatctggatccgcggatattcccatacatttcggatccgtcgtgcaaaccctagttgtgCCATTGTGACAATCGGCGTTCAACTATGAAATTTTCCacaaaattaatgaatgaaaaaatgcttaatttgttgctgaaaatacaaaaatcgttATAATATGATTTCAGGGGTGCCCTCAATTACTCATGGATCCCTTCATATAAATCTGGAAGTATATaacttttaaacaaaaaaatatccctaATCAGTTCAAGATTTacgtagttattttattatacttagataacaaatataaaaaaaaaactgaattgaGACGTCGGTAAAAAAATTTATGttccacaatttttaacaagaaATGAGTGTCCAAGACATTATTTAACCAGCGCGCTGTGAAAGGCCCCATACTATCAGACACAATATCCTTTTTACTTTGACgatataaagaaataaactcACCCCCGACGAGAGCACATGCTCCTTGAACTCCTCCATGATGGTGTTGGACACCGTCATGTCCTTGAACATGCCCTCCAGCTTCGACGTGAACTGACACCCGCACTCAGTCTGCAACACAACATCCATTCATGTGCTGAACACGACTATTCATAAAGGTAGCAAAAGGAAAGTACGTAAAACGGGGAGATTAAgtgtaaagcccttgctacacggtcgccgacaaacCTTCAGAatgcgtggccttggtccgtcccggaccgtgtagacagttgtttccaacaaaatttgaccaaaactgaccaaggacagaccaaggtcagacggttagaaggcttgtcggcgaccgtgtagcaagggtttaaggcctgagtggacgctcgagttgggcgtgcagcggggcggggcgtgcggcatgcattttaaacaaatgcaagcgtataggagcgccggccttagtgcacgctactcacatcacttgtgagcccgacgccacgctgcacgtcccgccgaacgctccgcttcgagcgtccactcaggccttacacaagggctgatttagacggcgcgcgaactcgtatgcgattttagttacattgcggccgGTTACGACCAATCagaacccgcaatgtaataaaactcgcgttctcgcatcgtctaaatgagcccttaggaaATTATGGGGTTACTTTGATATTAATAATTCCGATGGCATATCGTAACGAACTACTTCAGTCTACTTACAGCTACTTGTACGTGTCCAAGTTCTacactttaaaaatgtaacaaaacgtaaagtaatcaaatgaggaaaatttacacattatttttcataattttctcCTACAATATAAAAACTGCATTACTTTTATCAAGATGGATTGTTTTTCAAGAGtcaaaattaacttattaaataagtattttgacttgaatgtaaaaaaatcatacatTTTCACGGGCTAGCTTAAAGTCTCACGTCTGCAAAATTCTTTACTTGTTCAGTTTATCAGCGGACTAATTGAAAAATTTCGCAATCAGATAGAGGAAGGCAGGAACAAGGCAAAGAATTTTACATTCTTGGACTTTAAGCAAGAATTCCTCTAAAAGACTACTAAGAAATGTAGGCCCATTTACAATATATAGGGCCCGCCTCCCTCAATCGAGAAAATAGCTCGCTGAATGCGAAAGTCAAGCCCTATTCGACAATGTAAACAGGCCCTTAGGGGGACACTTACAAATGTCCATAGGATAGGTAAAGAATTTTGCAGATATGAGGGATGGGACAGGGCAGGGCAACGCGGCACTAGGAGCAGCCTGGGTTTTCTATTTGCGACACGTCTCCGATTATACAGTGGAAGTCTCGCGGCTCTACGTCCTTTAGCAAGCCTTCATTCTGGTAAGAACCAAAGTAGGAACCTTAAGTTAAACCGTAAAAATTGCAAACAGATAATTTGCAGCTATTAAAAAGTGACGAATCTCCTCCTTGTAGACATGATAAGTTTGCTGGATACAAAAACACGTGTGTCAAAAAAAATCAATCGATTATTCATCATTATGGTCTCACTGTTTCTCTTTATTACTCAGAATCACATTACTAGGGAGTCTAAAATGGATGAAGTAGGACGAGACATTCGTTTATAAACATCAAAGCTAAGATTGCCAGGTGTCCGATCTTGTTTAGGACCAAATCTTTAGGTGTCTTGCCTATCCGGCTTAATGGAGGTTactccacagaacaagtagaatggcgatgcgagcagggtacgtgtcgccgccggttatgagcaaacgctcgcatgctagtactcgcccgcgctgaccgaaaaacgtaaacatgacttttgcgccacaataacgttcagattaagaagccagacatcaaatctgtctaaaggaggcgtatccattcaccaggcacacaagtttttactaccgttgcgcgagaaatgtggaaatgtggagaggaacgagcggcgacaccggttccgatactaactgcgcgcgatagccgttctaacctctttaatatgttctgtgggttACTCATACCTTAAGTTTGGAGATCATGTTCTTCTCCGAGTCGTCGGAGACGGACTTGTTGAGCAGCAGCCGCTTGGCGAGGTGCTGCTTGTAGTACCGCTCGAACACGTCCTTCTCTTGCAGGAAACGGAACAGGACCATCGTCTTGTCCAGCACGCCTTCGATCTCCTGCTCGCTCATCTGCAAATACAGCAAAGTGTCAATAAAAATGGCCAATAATTTAATTCGTAGTGTTGTTTATAAGCATGCAGCATAGATAATAACTTAAACGTTGGCCTTACATTTTTTAGCAGAACGTGGCCAATGGTTTTATTGATTTGGAGCAAAAGATCAAAATGGACGTTTGTTGCATAAAATCGTGAGAATCGACTTGTGGTCGAAGGGTGTTGTTTTcagccactgacaatccaacctctagactgagcttaggccaattctttcatgaaaccgatgctgccaaaaatacgggggtgcggggggacgaggtgagcgaatcccgtgccgtgattggtccgttcaaagacacggaccaatcacggcacgggattgactcgaagatggagtaacgctaccgtatgtgtggcagagggggtagcgcgactatgctatgtctagaggttggattgtctgtttTCAGCAGTTCCGGTGCAATCTGCCGAACCCTACGTAAGGATAGACAACGCAGCCCATTTTTTGGAAATttcaaaatatcaatattttatgTAATAAAAGTTAGTCTGTACTGTACGCTATGTATATATAGGCCTTgataactgaaaataaattacattttgttttactaaacaacataaaacaaaatactaaatCTAAAGTTTATACTAATTCTTTCTTCTACAGAAAGATTTAGTATAAACTTAGTACTTACGCCTTTTTCGCCCTTCTTGAGCTTGCCATCGATGAAAAGAGACAAAAACTCTGGCGATTTGTTGTTCAAGTTGAGGAAGTATTCGAAGTCCGAGGCGATCATGTGCTTGAATATCTTATCATTGTTGAACGAGTTATGTAGGAAGTGGTCAAATCTGTCCTTCAAGTCAAGGAGATTCTGCAAAGaaaataataggctacatgactaattttcatgtataatatcaatcgatcgggtttgtttttaggatcaaatgtctatatgggacccattgcattaaagtagcacaaaagtcagaaattgtagtcaaaggccgacagtcgcacttcactcgcgaaacgcccttaacaaaacgataaatgaacgtgacgtcaaggtctctgagagcctatcttgtcgtatggacaaaacaagaaaattgcgtttttgtcggtgaaatattgcgtttatgtatatagttgctatacaatttttttttggataaaatgtaaggaatcgaatagtacccttacttttatcgtttttggaagttaaaaaaaaacttaaaactttcaggtcctgtgtttttgtaacatttacatattttattttaatatccacattattgtgataaattgcttgtttgctatctattttactagattttgttataaaattcaacatgtgtcatcatccctatttgaTTAGTGACAGTAGGTACAGTAGTAGTAAACAGTTTGTAAATGTAACAATACATGTTTCGTTGTGTCacagattcagattcagatgttttattgataaaagGCAATAATTTTACAACAAACTGATCCGCAGGTCTCACATTAGCTGGTAACGCCCTAGGCCTCCTTCAAACAAATTCGCTTGTCCCAAGTGTCAGCGTCTAGCGCGAAAACCAAATGTAGGATTTTGCTTTGTTATGTTGTGAAAACTATGAAAACTCTATTAGACATATTAtatatagtacctatttatatataaattttactttgctcaaaagttacgtttttttatttatttatttaaactttattgcacaaaagaataacttaatgtacaaaaggcgaacttaatgccatgaggcattctctaccagtcaaccttaaggccaaGCAGAAAATAATGTAGGCGGTGCATTAGAAAACCAAAAGAGAACTTATCTagaaacaaaatatatacaatgtacatacatacaaatatctttaataaatatggcattaatacataaatatagattaataatattaagtatatttagtattaagtttattgcaaaatatgttttgcatataggaaactataggtctacattataaaaaattctagctgtttagcttatttacctacatgtttataagactgtttgtttctaaataaaataaaaaataataatacatagattagtttttttttctgtttatttCTCACTGCACCCACGTGGACGcttttctgtttggccctatggttgactggtagagaatgcctatagcggcattaagtccgcctgttgtactctttttttatgtgcaataaagtttgaaataaataaataaattctccTTGCATTAAAAGCGTTACCTGCACGTAGGCGATGGCGTTGGTGTTGTGGTGCGGCTCCTGCACCAGCGCGCGGCCCTGCTCGCGCAGGTGCGCGGACACGGCGTCCGCCACGGTGCGCAGCCCCTCCGCCACGCGCGACAGCAGCTTGTACACGCACGCCAGCTCCGCCGTGCGCGTGTGCAGCAGCATGTGCACCACGCCAGAGTTCTCCATCTGCACGGGACAACAATGCAACAAACAACTGTAAGTTAAGGCTGATGCCATAGACCagtggtcggcaaccttttagcagccaagggccacatagagTTAACGAAGCGCGTGTGCAGCAGCATGTGCACCACGCCAGAGTTCTCCATCTGCACGGGACAACaatgtagtgtccgaccgaaacatgttttttgccgaaaccgaaaccgaaggttcggcattggctctagtttcggccgaaaccgaaaccgaaacttttgcagatttattgaaatcgttgaataaatttcattaaaccgcttttatacacatattaagactgcgtcgaccctccagtggcgccatcattaggggaattgtgttttctaataaaccaattaatttctgtatacataaatattgttgtcctacttgctacCCAActgttggtctttgtcacataatttagtttcatagtacgaagtACTACTTCGTATGTTACGGCCggaaccgaaactacggccgaaacatgaaattatggccgaaactggccgaaaccgaaaccgaatcttcggtcggacactacaacAATGCAACAAACAACTGAAAGTTAAGGCTGATGCGGTGTGAGCCTGTAACGTGTGTATAGTGTACCTCGACGATGGTCTTCATGTGCCGCTCGATGAGCTCGTGCTCGAGCACGGCCACGACGCGCGGCTCGGTGCTCTCGTCCAGGTAGTGCCGCGCGCGCTCCGCCTCCTCGCCTGTGCTAGGGTGTGAGCCTGTAACGTGTGTATAGTGTACCTCGACGATGGTCTTCATGTGCCGCTCGATGAGCTCGTGCTCGAGCACGGCCACGACGCGCGGCTCGGTGCTCTCGTCCAGGTAGTGCCGCGCGCGCTCCGCCTCCTCGCCTGTGCTAGGGTGTGAGCCTGTAACGTGTGTATAGTGTACCTCGACGATGGTCTTCATGTGCCGCTCGATGAGCTCGTGCTCGAGCACGGCCACGACGCGCGGCTCGGTGCTCTCGTCCAGGTAGTGCCGCGCGCGCTCCGCCTCCTCGCCTGTGCTAGGGTGTGAGCCTGTAACGTGTGTATAGTGTACCTCGACGATGGTCTTCATGTGCCGCTCGATGAGCTCGTGCTCGAGCACGGCCACGACGCGCGGCTCGGTGCTCTCGTCCAGGTAGTGCCGCGCGCGCTCCGCCTCCTCGCCTGTGCTAGGGTGTGAGCCTGTAACGTGTGTATAGTGTACCTCGACGATGGTCTTCATGTGCCGCTCGATGAGCTCGTGCTCGAGCACGGCCACGACGCGCGGCTCGGTGCTCTCGTCCAGGTAGTGCCGCGCGCGCTCCGCCTCCTCGCCTGTGCTAGGGTGTGAGCCTGTAACGTGTGTATAGTGTACCTCGACGATGGTCTTCATGTGCCGCTCGATGAGCTCGTGCTCGAGCACGGCCACGACGCGCGGCTCGGTGCTCTCGTCCAGGTAGTGCCGCGCGCGCTCCGCCTCCTCGCCGATGCGCGCCTCCACGCGCGCTATGTATACCGCCGCGCTATTCTCTGCTAGGAACTTCTGAGATTCCATCTATAACAAACAACGCGGTATTTTAGATAAATCCGATGGTGAAAGagattaaagataaagatagtttatcattcaagtaggcatattataatgcgcttatgaacgtcaaataaagctacaccgacTTTAACCCTACACTTGGGAAAGATTGGGAAATGTGATATCGGACGGCATCCTCAGCAGACTCATTGAAGATTGTATCATGACACCACTAAAATAAAGGGTTAACGACCGACCGCTGCGGGGAATCCCAGTTTGATAAAAACACTGATCCCCTAACGGTCGCTAAGTCACATTATATTTACGTTATTCGGGGAATCCCCCAACTAGCGAGCGACTAAGCGatctatataggtaggtatatcccGAAAGCGACGTATCAAATAACGGGAatgattaatataaaataaaaactactaatttctatttactttttttttgtagtcATTACCTGCTAAGTTTCATGTTTTCTGCAGGATGGGACCATTCTTAAAAATACTTACCCAGATTAGTTCATTAATACTTTGGGGAAGGTCCAATAAGTCTTTCGGTAGTCTCGGTTGAAATGATTACGCAATTTCAATGTTCATGAATGAGCGATCACCTGTGCTAGGTTCGAAAATCGAttttcgcaaattgtgggcatctttctctgtcactctaattacgcctgcattggactaaaagagaaagatccctttCGCGGTAGCATCTGCTTCAAATGGTAGCTTACCCTATAGAACTCTGCAGACTGGTGCAGGAACGGTTTCTCGAAGTCCTCCTCGTAGACGGCGCGTGAGTTGATGCCGAGCACCATGAGCATCTGGCAGGCGTTGCGGATGGCCAGTCGGTCCACCAcctcgccgcgccgctcgcGCGCCACCAGCTCCAGCAGCGTCTGCCGCAGGTGGTCGCGGATGCAGCCGTAACGGACCACCTGGATTgatcagacagacagatggtTAAGGTAGAGGAACAAGTAAGATTGTCACGAATTTGTCTTCCCGAAAGCTCCGTGCATGCATGTTTTGTGGTCGAAGCgtcggcgcgccccgctcacgtcccgcccgtcaaacgcgcctgtgtgacgaagccttaagactatttatgtaatacaaacaACGAATCTTTGCTTTCAAAttcttatttaaaacttttattgtataaataaagAGGTTCCaacaaaaaatgaaacaattggctactttcctactagtcaaatcggcttcttttttagaactgtccaaaacgatttgctaatatggaatttatatgaaaacatgtgtagtgttgtatttttttttatttcaatccgatttattaaatagaaaaattttgtgtttaaaaataactgctatctatgtttttctaataatgatctatgtttttctaataattaataaagttgttctaatattatatattaagtgttttatttcgtacacagtgtgaaataatttatttaaagtagaggaaagtacccaattgctTCTGGAATTCAGTAGGGTGAGATTCAAGACCATTCTTCATAAACAGTTTAAAGACGCCCTTTGCCAGTCTAGAGGGCGTAGGATTTGAATAAAAAGAGTCGCGATGTCAGACATATCCGCCGGGTATGCAAAAACAATAAGCcttttctcttttgataaaaagtTGGTTTTATTAATTGCATGAAAAACAATTTCTTATACAAAGGATTAATTTTGTTTAactgaaataattatttactaataaaataaGAGAAATTGACCTTTTGCTGTTACAAAAATCGTTGTAATTGGTTTCCTTAGAAGTATTAAAGTGTACTGGATAATCTGCATCATCAagaaatgtacttacttatGTATAAATACTAGCTTTATGATAACCTTATAACCAAGATTAGTCCTTTAGTCTAGTTTCAAGTGAGGTATGGCATGATGAGGTAGGTAACTAATAAACTTGTGCTGGTGAAGGTACATACCTGAtctctaaaaataataagtcCCAAATTGTAAACATTGTCCACTTCATTTTGCTGCACATATACCCTGTCCATATACATAAGTATGTCACGTATCATCACCATACTGGTCTGGTGGTCCGTCCATGCATTATTTAAAGTCTGCAGGAAACCATTGTGTAATGAGTGCAGAACGTCTTCTCTGAcctataataaaagaaaaaatacgggataattaattacaatatcTTCTATCTATCTCTTTGCTAAACTTTTAAACGACCAGCTGGGCTGTATAGGCAAATGTATGGACTCTTTTCCAGcttaatgaaaatatttgtaCATATTGAAAGACAAGCCATACGAAGAACGGCTTCAGGAATTAGGTCTTACAACATTGGAGGACCGAAGGAAGCGAGGCGATCTTATCGAGACATACAAAATCTTGTCTGGACAATGTTCCCAATATTATAGACCTATACACCTCAAGCCAGAACGTAAGGTTAAGAGGACACTCCAAAAAACTTGTCAAACCTCCATGTGCTAGTAATCCTAGAAAACACTTCTTACCAAATCGTGTGGTAAATGTGTGGAACTCTCTACCAGAAACTGTTGTTAGTGCACCATCGGTCaacactttcaaaaatagactggatacacattttagaactttaaaaagtgcaaaataaaataaaatacaagtgcttcgatatacacgcatcagctccaagagctgctcgagtgtatcaaataaaataataataataaataataatatctatCACAATTTCACAATGGCACCAATGGATTGACGTTATTTTGAGACAAGTCATAAAGGATAAAATGAAGAGTTTACTTTTGTTTCAAGGTGATGCGTGACTACTTCTTTCAACCCAGTGTAGAGCCTTTCGCCATGTTTATGGAGGACCATAGTATATGCATTACGATATAGTTCTTCAAATGAAAGTCCagaattatttttcttttgtatttccTGTATTGCATTTTTAAGTAAACTCCATATGCTTTCCACATACTTCTCGTCCATAGTCATCTGTAACAGAAGAACAGAAGTGTTGGTCAAattatttgtataattcatAGATTTTACTATTTATGAGTTAGGGTAGAGCGAAACACTAAAGACTCTCAAAGTTAGTCATATTTATAGTACAGATGATTTGATTTTGCCTTGATGCTGCCAATAGTGAAACCATTTGGAgccatattatattttttctattaaaaaatataataacttgtTTGATGCAAGGCACAGAGTGTTAGTGTTCATGTAAACCTTATCTCACAACACAATCAGCACTATTAGGTATACTAGCATTGTCTTTTACAGACCCATGTGTCTGGATACATTTGATAGTAAGGTTCTGAGTAATTCCATACTTGAAATTTTCGTGTCATCTTGAATTTATCatatatattaaatcattaaataGGCAttgtacaaaattaaaaca contains:
- the LOC134647944 gene encoding cullin-3, which codes for MMKNTLTKDKPGKMRIRAFPMTMDEKYVESIWSLLKNAIQEIQKKNNSGLSFEELYRNAYTMVLHKHGERLYTGLKEVVTHHLETKVREDVLHSLHNGFLQTLNNAWTDHQTSMVMIRDILMYMDRVYVQQNEVDNVYNLGLIIFRDQVVRYGCIRDHLRQTLLELVARERRGEVVDRLAIRNACQMLMVLGINSRAVYEEDFEKPFLHQSAEFYRMESQKFLAENSAAVYIARVEARIGEEAERARHYLDESTEPRVVAVLEHELIERHMKTIVEMENSGVVHMLLHTRTAELACVYKLLSRVAEGLRTVADAVSAHLREQGRALVQEPHHNTNAIAYVQNLLDLKDRFDHFLHNSFNNDKIFKHMIASDFEYFLNLNNKSPEFLSLFIDGKLKKGEKGMSEQEIEGVLDKTMVLFRFLQEKDVFERYYKQHLAKRLLLNKSVSDDSEKNMISKLKTECGCQFTSKLEGMFKDMTVSNTIMEEFKEHVLSSGTNLHGVDLSVRVLTTGFWPTQSATPKCNIPTPPRNAFDVFRSFYLAKHSGRQLSLQPQLGSADLHAVFRALDASPPRSPPAAAAAPPQARKHIIQVSTFQMCVLLLFNKRERLTYEEILNETDIPEKDLVRALQSLAMGKPTQRVLIKQPKTKDIEPAHHFYVNDAFTSKLHRVKIQTVAAKGESEPERKETRNKVDEDRKHEIEAAIVRIMKARKKMPHTLLVAEVTEQLRARFLPSPVVIKKRIEGLIEREYLARTPDDRKVYTYVA